A part of Ignavibacteria bacterium genomic DNA contains:
- the thyA gene encoding thymidylate synthase: MNNLDLQLKELYEKILSKERYRTDRTGYGTKSIFGYQMRLNMADGFPLTTLRKIHIKSLIHELLWFLGSYDDKYKKFGNTNIKYLLDNGVTFWTDWCYKNYKDTKLKKFQENDLKDSKTVKKFKLLSQKDFENNIIKDDDFALKWGELGPVYGKQWKDWGGYYEMVEKTKIMKETKGEQIIVDKLGWEKIYMKGINQIDNLINMLIETPDSRRLIVNAWNVAEIDDMLLPPCHVLYQFYSDIITMEERIEYCEKHYKEEDVKAFMTQNNISDWNEIKRDPRKQIKILDHFNVPERKLDLQLYQRSADLYLGVPYNIASYSLLLHMVAQIVNMIPNEFIWTGGDVHIYANAIKPTEELLNREIKPLPTLWINPDIQNIYGFRYEDFDIKNYDPHPNIKVDVAV, translated from the coding sequence ATGAACAATTTAGACTTACAATTAAAAGAACTATACGAAAAAATATTATCTAAAGAAAGATATAGAACCGACAGAACTGGTTATGGTACAAAATCTATATTTGGATATCAAATGCGTTTAAACATGGCTGATGGTTTTCCTTTGACAACATTAAGGAAAATACATATTAAATCGTTAATTCACGAACTTTTATGGTTTTTAGGTTCGTATGATGATAAATATAAAAAATTTGGTAATACAAATATAAAATATTTGTTGGATAATGGTGTAACATTTTGGACAGATTGGTGTTATAAAAATTATAAAGATACTAAACTTAAAAAATTTCAAGAAAATGACCTTAAAGATTCTAAAACAGTTAAGAAATTCAAACTTTTAAGTCAAAAAGATTTTGAAAATAATATTATTAAGGATGATGATTTTGCTTTAAAATGGGGTGAATTAGGCCCAGTCTATGGAAAACAATGGAAAGATTGGGGTGGTTATTATGAAATGGTTGAAAAAACAAAGATAATGAAAGAAACAAAAGGTGAACAAATCATTGTTGATAAGTTGGGTTGGGAAAAGATATATATGAAAGGTATCAATCAAATTGATAATCTTATAAATATGTTAATAGAAACACCAGATTCAAGAAGATTGATTGTTAATGCTTGGAATGTTGCTGAAATAGATGATATGTTACTTCCTCCTTGCCATGTTTTGTATCAATTTTATTCTGATATAATTACAATGGAAGAAAGAATTGAATATTGTGAAAAACACTACAAAGAAGAAGATGTTAAAGCATTTATGACACAAAATAATATATCTGATTGGAATGAAATAAAGAGAGACCCAAGAAAACAAATCAAAATACTCGATCATTTCAATGTTCCTGAAAGAAAATTGGATTTACAACTTTATCAAAGGTCTGCTGATTTATACCTTGGTGTTCCTTACAACATAGCTTCGTATTCGCTTCTTTTACATATGGTTGCACAAATAGTCAATATGATACCTAATGAATTTATATGGACTGGTGGTGATGTTCACATTTATGCAAACGCTATTAAACCAACAGAAGAATTATTAAATAGAGAAATAAAACCTCTCCCAACATTATGGATAAACCCTGATATACAAAACATATATGGTTTTAGATATGAAGATTTTGATATAAAAAATTATGACCCACATCCAAATATTAAAGTTGATGTAGCAGTCTAA
- a CDS encoding glycosyltransferase family 2 protein has protein sequence MKISVIMASWFNPNRQNMDKKLIRAIKSFINQSYKGEKELIIVSDGCLKTKEIYETHFKDNKEIIYFHSQKQPMYSGGIRSIGLKIATGDIICYLDNDDVFGKEHLQTIVDQFTDDVDWVYYNDFMVLNKEFTKFYTRWVDPRWASIGTSSIAHKNPKKCEKLKDIEWFTGYGHDFLYVLKLASLGTKFKKLQKNPQYIVCHYRDGDF, from the coding sequence ATGAAAATTAGTGTTATTATGGCAAGTTGGTTTAATCCAAATAGACAAAATATGGATAAAAAATTAATACGTGCTATTAAATCATTTATAAATCAATCATATAAAGGCGAAAAGGAATTAATTATAGTAAGTGATGGTTGTCTTAAGACAAAAGAAATATATGAAACTCATTTTAAAGATAATAAAGAAATTATATATTTTCATTCACAAAAACAACCAATGTATTCTGGTGGTATAAGATCAATAGGTTTAAAGATTGCCACAGGTGATATTATATGTTATCTTGATAATGATGATGTCTTTGGTAAAGAACATTTACAAACTATTGTAGATCAATTTACAGATGATGTTGATTGGGTATATTACAATGATTTTATGGTTCTTAACAAAGAATTTACGAAGTTTTATACAAGATGGGTTGACCCAAGATGGGCGAGTATTGGTACAAGTTCAATTGCTCATAAAAATCCTAAAAAGTGTGAAAAATTAAAAGATATTGAATGGTTTACAGGTTATGGTCATGATTTCTTATATGTATTGAAATTGGCTTCATTAGGTACTAAATTCAAGAAACTACAAAAAAATCCTCAATATATAGTTTGTCATTATAGAGATGGTGATTTTTAA
- a CDS encoding T9SS type A sorting domain-containing protein encodes MKKYLLTIIFVLIVGFSYSQNNNNIIIGIGQSDDQEIFNEIKEYTLKCKRDMCVITICEKQSSICVSSYQDGEDYLYSYTPSTNQTIDITLTGTLSYTGVFVTENCPTDVAAVCIAQSTSSTGNPTLCGVSLTAGKTYYIMIDTDPSPNCTPFNINVSSSTSPTCGLNYTISSIAYAPDLNNGTDIALPIDDRFSSSYIPIGFPFCFDGYQFTQLLVSSNGYIIFDPIACASNLPTPNATPGAFSEYSIEAAIPNTTDAPRNAILFPWQDIGPHLGGTIKYQILGTAPNRRFVLTFDNVPYFDCETKLFSGQLKLFETTNNIEIHLHNKEVCTTWTYSYPGVGILGLHNYNGTIAKVPAGHNFPTQWTANNEAWLFTCNCVGCISSLPIELYSFKSKCVSELTEFEWVTISENNNDYFTLEESEDGKNFNKITKIKGAGNSNDYKKYTYIYKSNKSRYYRLKQTDYDGTTEIIGLLYSECKDENKFKIYPNPANFGEPVYIIGEYEKISIENIMGVRIYPYIEKDKIYGLDLGVYVITINKNYKIKLIVR; translated from the coding sequence ATGAAAAAATACTTATTAACAATAATTTTTGTCTTAATTGTTGGATTTTCATATTCTCAAAATAATAACAATATAATAATTGGTATTGGTCAAAGTGACGATCAAGAAATCTTTAATGAAATAAAAGAATATACTCTAAAATGTAAGAGAGATATGTGTGTTATAACTATTTGTGAAAAGCAATCAAGCATATGCGTTAGTTCATATCAAGATGGCGAAGATTATTTATATTCATATACTCCTTCTACGAATCAAACTATTGATATAACATTAACCGGGACATTATCATATACTGGTGTATTTGTAACTGAAAATTGTCCAACAGATGTTGCTGCGGTTTGTATTGCTCAATCAACAAGTTCAACAGGAAATCCGACATTATGTGGGGTTTCATTAACAGCTGGTAAAACATATTATATAATGATTGATACAGATCCATCACCAAATTGTACTCCTTTTAATATAAATGTTTCCAGTTCAACTTCGCCAACATGTGGATTAAATTATACAATATCTTCTATTGCATATGCACCTGACTTAAATAATGGTACCGATATTGCTTTGCCAATAGATGATAGGTTTAGCTCAAGTTATATACCTATTGGTTTTCCTTTCTGTTTTGATGGTTATCAATTTACACAATTATTAGTAAGTTCTAATGGATATATTATTTTTGACCCAATTGCTTGTGCAAGTAATTTACCTACGCCAAACGCTACACCTGGTGCTTTTTCAGAATATTCTATTGAAGCAGCAATTCCTAACACAACAGATGCTCCAAGAAACGCTATTTTATTTCCATGGCAAGATATTGGACCTCATTTAGGAGGAACTATTAAATATCAAATTCTTGGCACAGCACCAAATAGGAGATTTGTACTAACATTTGATAATGTTCCTTATTTTGATTGCGAAACCAAGCTATTCTCAGGACAGTTAAAATTGTTTGAAACAACAAATAATATTGAAATACATCTTCATAACAAAGAAGTATGTACTACTTGGACATATAGTTATCCTGGTGTAGGTATATTAGGATTACATAATTACAATGGTACCATTGCTAAAGTACCTGCAGGTCATAATTTTCCAACTCAATGGACTGCTAATAATGAAGCATGGCTTTTTACTTGTAACTGTGTGGGTTGTATATCGTCTTTGCCAATTGAGTTGTATTCATTCAAAAGTAAATGTGTTTCAGAATTAACCGAATTTGAATGGGTGACAATATCTGAAAATAACAATGATTATTTCACACTTGAAGAAAGTGAAGATGGTAAAAATTTTAATAAAATAACAAAGATAAAAGGTGCTGGTAATAGTAATGATTATAAAAAATATACATATATTTACAAATCTAATAAGTCTCGTTATTATAGACTAAAACAAACTGATTATGATGGAACTACCGAAATTATAGGATTACTTTATTCAGAATGTAAAGATGAAAATAAATTTAAAATTTATCCAAATCCTGCAAATTTTGGTGAACCTGTGTACATCATAGGTGAATATGAAAAAATTAGCATTGAGAACATAATGGGTGTGAGAATATATCCTTATATCGAGAAAGATAAGATATACGGTCTTGACCTTGGTGTATATGTCATAACTATAAATAAAAACTATAAAATTAAACTAATCGTCAGATGA
- a CDS encoding class I SAM-dependent methyltransferase codes for MSKLKGTSLAGGSVNYERVDNDFYATDPNSTWALFNVEDFEPTTFLEPCCGQGHISKVISEMFPDAIVESTDLIDRGYGKGNVDFLKTDYDKRYDYIVTNPPYSLAQEFIEKSLQITNKKVAMFLKIQFLEGIGRYDFFKNTPLKTVHVFSARQDPWRDGSPVNPTTGKKWGSTMCFAWFIWEQGYTGEPTIKWIHPDECKKKVSENNFDNFWF; via the coding sequence ATGTCAAAGTTAAAAGGAACAAGTTTAGCAGGAGGTTCTGTAAACTATGAAAGGGTAGACAATGATTTTTATGCAACTGATCCTAATTCTACTTGGGCTCTTTTCAATGTGGAAGATTTTGAACCAACAACATTTTTAGAACCTTGTTGTGGTCAAGGTCATATCTCAAAAGTCATATCAGAAATGTTTCCAGATGCAATAGTTGAATCAACTGATTTGATTGATAGAGGTTATGGTAAAGGTAATGTTGATTTTCTAAAAACCGATTATGATAAAAGATATGATTATATTGTTACGAATCCACCATATTCATTAGCACAAGAATTTATTGAAAAATCATTACAAATTACTAATAAAAAAGTAGCTATGTTTTTGAAAATTCAATTTTTAGAAGGAATTGGAAGGTATGATTTTTTCAAAAACACACCATTAAAAACAGTTCATGTTTTTAGTGCAAGACAAGATCCATGGAGAGATGGATCACCTGTAAATCCAACAACAGGTAAAAAGTGGGGTTCAACTATGTGTTTTGCTTGGTTTATTTGGGAACAAGGTTATACTGGCGAACCTACAATAAAATGGATTCATCCAGATGAGTGTAAGAAAAAGGTTTCCGAAAATAATTTCGATAATTTTTGGTTTTAA
- a CDS encoding NUDIX hydrolase: MTTSNIKNSAGLLIVKNNKILLCHPTNASWTGTYSIPKGHIENNETKIEAAIRETREEVGILVPIEFIDKTEHVIEYTDKSGKVFKRVFFFVAHLDGIEDVIPKEQLQIEEVDWAGFLDIEQANMKIFWRFKPLLNFLNHNKNII, from the coding sequence ATGACAACAAGTAACATAAAAAACTCAGCAGGTCTTTTAATTGTAAAAAACAATAAAATTTTGCTTTGTCATCCTACAAACGCAAGTTGGACTGGTACATATTCTATTCCAAAAGGACATATTGAAAATAACGAAACAAAGATTGAAGCGGCTATAAGAGAGACAAGAGAAGAAGTTGGTATATTGGTTCCAATAGAATTTATTGATAAAACAGAACATGTAATCGAATATACAGATAAATCAGGTAAAGTATTTAAAAGGGTTTTCTTTTTTGTGGCTCATTTGGATGGAATTGAAGATGTTATACCTAAAGAACAACTTCAAATAGAAGAAGTTGATTGGGCTGGGTTTCTTGATATAGAACAAGCTAATATGAAGATATTTTGGAGATTTAAACCACTTTTAAATTTTTTGAATCATAATAAAAATATTATTTAA
- a CDS encoding site-specific DNA-methyltransferase — protein sequence MHVNSLAKDSIYCWKEKPIFNKDDVRIPYTETFLKNSAGKTRKKSNTARYGKKNTTYTAHKNGALPRDVFTDISTLAGGAGKERYFMYNGEVYPGKEIKKFDLNKCLKHPTQKPSKLTERLLLSSRSKNCKVVIPFAGSGSEGVICKRLGIDFIGFDINEDYIKLSNGAISRYKDIF from the coding sequence TTGCATGTTAATAGCCTTGCAAAGGACTCAATATATTGTTGGAAAGAAAAACCTATTTTTAATAAAGATGATGTCAGAATTCCATATACAGAAACTTTTTTGAAAAATTCCGCTGGTAAAACAAGAAAAAAAAGTAATACAGCAAGGTATGGTAAGAAAAATACAACATACACAGCACATAAAAATGGAGCATTGCCAAGAGATGTTTTTACTGATATATCAACATTAGCTGGTGGCGCTGGAAAAGAAAGGTATTTTATGTATAATGGAGAAGTTTATCCAGGAAAAGAAATAAAAAAATTTGATTTGAATAAATGCTTAAAACATCCAACACAAAAGCCATCAAAACTAACAGAAAGATTATTATTATCTTCAAGGAGTAAAAATTGTAAAGTTGTTATACCATTTGCTGGTTCTGGATCAGAAGGTGTTATTTGTAAAAGATTAGGAATAGATTTCATTGGTTTTGATATAAATGAAGACTATATAAAACTATCAAATGGTGCTATTTCTAGATACAAAGATATTTTTTAA
- a CDS encoding IS5 family transposase, whose product MKLEKSGNMTFFESYMGEIKTRRSEFFKKVNSIIDWRWLERELDKVYKKGQSVDGRPSYPSIVLFKMLLIEMWYDMSDVECEDFVKDSVSARIFLDLEINQPIPDHSTISRFRSELVRKKAYDRLLRKINKQLEHHGAKVKKGKTIVDASVTISPYAPKGKTTYEIAEDRNEDDRTDENSDLEDTSYKLIEKTQPGVDTDARWLKKSNKLMYGYKQSIAVDENGMIDAVCTSSANVNDGKLLSVLLSFLPSSRKKEILGDKGYKIPQNDELLKMGNIKNRIMFKSYRNRSLTHWQQAFNKIISHYRYVVERTFGSIKRWFNGGVARYKGLAKVHAQHVLQAIAYNLKRAVSLI is encoded by the coding sequence ATGAAATTAGAAAAATCAGGAAATATGACATTCTTCGAATCTTATATGGGTGAAATAAAGACTCGTCGTAGCGAATTTTTCAAAAAAGTGAATTCCATTATAGACTGGCGTTGGTTAGAACGTGAGTTAGATAAAGTTTACAAAAAAGGTCAAAGTGTAGATGGTCGTCCCAGTTATCCGTCGATCGTGTTATTTAAAATGCTATTAATAGAGATGTGGTATGATATGAGCGATGTAGAATGCGAAGATTTTGTAAAAGACAGTGTAAGTGCACGAATTTTTTTAGATTTAGAAATAAATCAACCCATTCCCGATCATAGTACCATCAGCCGTTTTCGTAGTGAATTAGTTCGTAAAAAAGCCTACGATCGTTTACTTCGAAAAATCAATAAACAATTAGAACATCACGGTGCAAAAGTAAAAAAAGGAAAAACCATTGTAGATGCAAGCGTAACCATAAGTCCATATGCCCCCAAAGGCAAAACAACTTACGAAATAGCTGAAGATAGAAACGAAGACGACCGTACCGACGAAAACAGCGACCTAGAAGATACCAGCTATAAACTAATAGAAAAGACTCAACCGGGTGTAGATACCGATGCTCGCTGGTTAAAAAAAAGTAATAAACTTATGTATGGTTACAAACAAAGCATAGCAGTAGACGAAAATGGTATGATAGATGCAGTATGCACTTCGAGTGCAAATGTAAACGACGGTAAACTATTATCCGTTTTATTATCGTTTTTACCTTCTTCGCGTAAAAAAGAAATATTAGGCGACAAAGGCTATAAAATTCCTCAAAACGATGAATTATTAAAAATGGGAAATATTAAAAATCGAATTATGTTTAAATCATATCGCAATCGTTCTTTAACTCATTGGCAGCAAGCATTTAATAAAATAATAAGTCATTATCGTTATGTAGTAGAACGGACATTTGGTAGTATAAAACGTTGGTTTAATGGTGGTGTTGCTCGTTATAAAGGCTTGGCTAAAGTTCATGCTCAGCATGTATTGCAGGCCATAGCGTATAATTTGAAACGTGCCGTATCACTTATTTAG
- a CDS encoding site-specific DNA-methyltransferase, translating to MIELNKLYPPIHPTQKPVELAEWIIKTYSNENDIILDSTSGSGTIPIACIKTNRRWIAFETDKNYFDIAYGRIKEIQ from the coding sequence ATGATAGAATTGAATAAATTATATCCACCAATTCATCCAACACAAAAACCAGTAGAATTAGCAGAATGGATTATAAAAACTTATTCTAACGAAAATGATATAATATTAGATAGTACGTCTGGTTCAGGTACAATACCAATTGCTTGTATAAAAACAAATAGAAGATGGATTGCTTTTGAAACAGACAAAAATTATTTTGATATAGCTTATGGCAGAATCAAAGAAATACAGTGA